The following proteins are encoded in a genomic region of Pyxicephalus adspersus chromosome 9, UCB_Pads_2.0, whole genome shotgun sequence:
- the ZCCHC14 gene encoding zinc finger CCHC domain-containing protein 14 (The sequence of the model RefSeq protein was modified relative to this genomic sequence to represent the inferred CDS: added 74 bases not found in genome assembly), with protein MVEKARCPVQRDTVYRWFSELSSWQRIEFLCGLLDLCLPLELRFLGSCLEDLARKDYHSLRDSEIKANNSADLAALTNLGDEVVRSKLLVSLALLASDNREAAGVLCRTLTHMDSIINNLGLQLNDGRTGDEFLLLFTMATNHPAFSFHQKQLLRKELAHLQGRHGATGHSVPTATTTTVTSSKGSSCCPKTAPRTETAVSSIGNSLANALHTSAHSIEDSLPKRPSGKHSKVNVEKIEIKVLPQKKKEKNGDCCFEVFWSDSSVSLVTKSSAEISELISKLSHLYSEDLEKCIPYRGAVEYSMDRNHVDVDLDLRYLVCLPAHILKSDLIKKFFSNITNHQQHQSPSNPTHVKLNTAVAPPIRPICGVASIQSSHSSIALHHSGGATISASQCPSSSALTYRPQVETASTASTPNVPSPQTQEQQEILEWLRKLRLHKYYAVFSQLSMKKFLSLTEEDLNKFESLTMGAKKKLKTQLELEKEKSEKRCLNPAPCTFTSSGVARVPPTSHVGPMQSLQCNHSTELSVEVESTSSQMPQEGSSSSEYSSSPSSPMGLQAREESSDSAEEMDRRFGRPSDLLVNHFTTTSVRPTAQVLPVQNDTSVSSHHPLPLQILTGTPSHIAPLHLINTLHKSDRSGPEIKLLQSSPHPLLASEERNKSSAAPRSSIKIEKSFSGMLLDVKAPSGPQVLSIIPDSSAMAFGVRTKVGGSGERTMKPTAVMVDSSTSATPSSGPVFHVTRTPVKLLVSSADSSMVGQMSCSSVSPAIISPRNVLYTANTKVAFTTMSGAPVAQMSGNFCANSNPSSSSLTSTSNLPSCPVPSSSPTSVSENSYYSGGGNSPTVNLQVANQTSGHHHLHHQQQQSQTGCTVCSSCGCSGSCGSSGVAVNYGNYFQHFSAPSMFPFSLMPFSPMCNNGYINTQQYNSSSSFPVIHNPYSNSLNPDSMLTGQPSFSMPPMQNFITGTAGVYQPQGMMGAINGTPHKKSGNVSCYNCGLSGHRAQDCKQPSMDFNQQGTFRLKYAPPSDGLDSAD; from the exons ATGGTGGAGAAGGCTCGCTGCCCTGTGCAGAGGGATACGGTGTATCGGTGGTTTTCCGAACTCAGCTCTTGGCAGCGGATTGAGTTTCTGTGCGGCTTGCTTGACCTGTGCCTACCGCTCGAGCTTCGCTTCCTGGGCTCCTGTCTGGAGGATTTGGCTCGTAAGGATTACCACTCACTGCGCGACTCTGAGATCAAAGCAAACAACTCGGCTGATCTGGCTGCTCTTACCAACCTCGGCGATGAGGTGGTCCGCAGCAAACTGCTGGTATCCCTGGCCTTGCTAGCTTCAGATAACCGGGAGGCCGCAGGGGTACTGTGCCGGACCCTTACACACATGGACTCCATCATCAACAACCTGGGCCTGCAGCTGAATGATGGACGCACTGGGGATGAGTTCCTCTTGCTGTTCACCATGGCCACCAACCACCCGGCCTTCAGCTTCCATCAGAAGCAACTGCTCAGGAAGGAGCTGGCACACCTGCAGGGCAGGCATGGGGCCACTGGGCACAGTGTGCCTACTGCCACCACTACGACTGTCACCAGCAGCAAGGGCTCCTCTTGCTGCCCCAAG ACGGCTCCGAGGACAGAGACTGCCGTCAGCAGCATCGGTAACAGTTTAGCAAATGCACTACACACATCAGCACATTCCATAGAAGATTCGTTACCTAAGAGGCCTTCTGGAAAGCACTCCAAAG gtaTTTTGGTCGGATTCTTCAGTGTCGCTGGTCACTAAATCATCAGCTGAAATTTCAGAGCTCATTTCTAAG CTCTCCCATCTGTACTCAGAAGATTTGGAGAAATGCATTCCTTACCGCGGCGCTGTGGAGTATTCCATGGACAGGAACCATGTAGATGTGGATTTGGATCTCCG GTATCTGGTGTGTCTGCCTGCTCATATACTAAAGAGCGACCTTATCAAGAAATTCTTCAGTAATATAACAAACCACCAACAGCATCAGA GTCCCAGCAACCCAACGCATGTTAAACTGAACACAGCAGTCGCTCCTCCTATTCG GCCTATATGCGGTGTCGCCAGTATCCAGTCTTCCCACAGCAGCATTGCACTGCATCACAGCGGCGGGGCCACCATCAGCGCATCGCAATGTCCCAGCTCCTCCGCTTTGACGTACCGCCCGCAGGTAGAGACGGCTTCTACCGCCAGCACCCCAAATGTGCCGAGCCCACAGACTCAAGAACAGCAGGAAATCCTGGAGTGGCTGCGGAAGTTACGTCTGCACAAATATTACGCCGTTTTCAGCCAGCTGTCCATGAAGAAG TTCTTGAGTCTTACCGAGGAAGATTTAAACAAGTTTGAGTCACTAACAATGGGCGCCAAGAAGAAGCTGAAGACCCAGCTGGAGCTGGAGAA ggagAAATCTGAGAAAAGATGTCTGAATCCGGCTCCATGCACCTTCACAAGCAGCGGGGTCGCCAGGGTCCCACCCACTAGCCATGTGGGGCCGATGCAAAGCCTTCAGTGTAACCATTCTACAG AACTGTCTGTAGAAGTGGAGTCAACATCTTCTCAAATGCCTCAAGAGGGCAGCTCGTCATCCGAATACTCCAGCTCCCCTTCCAGTCCAATGGGACTCCAGGCACGCGAGGAGAGCTCCGATAGTGCAGAAGAAATGGACAGAC GTTTCGGCAGGCCCTCTGATTTGTTGGTGAATCATTTTACAACAACCTCGGTGCGGCCGACGGCTCAGGTTCTGCCCGTTCAGAACGACACCAGCGTTTCAAGCCATCACCCTCTTCCGCTTCAGATTCTAACCGGGACACCGTCTCATATCGCTCCGCTCCACCTCATCAACACATTGCACAAGTCAGACCGGAGCGGCCCTGAGATCAAACTCCTGCAGTCGTCCCCACACCCCCTCCTGGCTTCAGAAGAGAGGAACAAATCATCAGCTGCGCCCAGGAGCAGCATAAAAATTGAGAAAAGTTTCAGCGGGATGCTTCTCGATGTCAAGGCCCCATCTGGTCCTCAGGTCCTCTCCATAATTCCTGACAGTAGTGCTATGGCTTTTGGTGTTCGCACCAAAGTAGGAGGCTCAGGGGAGAGGACGATGAAGCCAACCGCAGTGATGGTGGACAGCAGCACGTCGGCCACCCCATCATCCGGCCCGGTCTTCCATGTTACCCGCACCCCGGTGAAGCTTCTGGTGTCGTCGGCTGACTCTTCCATGGTTGGACAGATGTCTTGTTCCAGTGTCTCGCCTGCAATAATTAGCCCTAGAAACGTTCTCTATACAGCCAATACCAAAGTTGCCTTCACCACCATGAGCGGCGCCCCTGTAGCTCAGATGTCGGGCAACTTCTGTGCAAACAGCAACCCCTCTTCAAGCAGTCTTACATCTACATCCAACCTGCCCAgctgcccagtgcccagctcgAGCCCAACATCTGTGTCTGAAAATAGCTACTACAGCGGCGGAGGGAACTCGCCTACCGTGAATTTACAAGTTGCCAACCAGACATCAGGGCACCACCACCtacaccaccaacagcagcaatCACAGACGGGGTGCACCGTGTGCAGCTCGTGCGGATGCAGCGGCAGCTGTGGGAGCAGCGGCGTAGCTGTCAACTATGGCAACTATTTTCAGCACTTCTCTGCCCCCTCCATGTTTCCGTTTTCTCTCATGCCCTTTAGCCCAATGTGCAATAACGGGTACATCAACACCCAGCAATATAACAGCAGCTCCTCCTTCCCCGTCATTCACAACCCTTACAGCAACAGCCTGAACCCCGACTCTATGCTGACAGGGCAGCCAAGCTTCTCCATGCCCCCTATGCAGAACTTTATCACTGGCACAGCCGGGGTGTACCAGCCTCAGGGAATGATGGGAGCCATTAACGGCACGCCGCACAAAAAGAGTGGCAATGTCTCGTGCTATAACTGCGGGCTCAGCGGGCACCGAGCTCAGGATTGTAAGCAGCCGTCGATGGACTTCAATCAGCAAG GTACTTTCCGTCTGAAGTACGCCCCACCATCAGATGGCTTGGACTCTGCAGACTAA